From Lytechinus pictus isolate F3 Inbred chromosome 6, Lp3.0, whole genome shotgun sequence, the proteins below share one genomic window:
- the LOC135154399 gene encoding uncharacterized protein LOC135154399 translates to MQPVTIVENHPQREGYAENYSLGGATCASVMLLLYAIGVTVCGGVRYIADATGAIILPPSTISYDQICAFALGGLYLLTSIIGFGTACRNMCMVIMFLLSALNCLVGHKYR, encoded by the exons ATGCAGCCTGTTACAATAGTGGAAAATCACCCTCAG CGGGAGGGCTATGCCGAGAACTACAGCCTAGGGGGTGCCACATGTGCCTCTGTGATGCTATTGCTATACGCCATAGGGGTGACGGTGTGTGGAGGTGTTAGATATATCGCAGATGCGACAGGTGCGATTATTTTACCCCCATCTACCATATCATACGATCAGATCTGCGCCTTCGCTCTCGGAGGG CTTTATCTTTTAACTTCAATCATCGGATTTGGAACAGCGTGTAGGAACATGTGCATGGTAATTATGTTTCTTTTATCTGCTCTTAATTGTTTAGTCGGTCACAAATACCGTTAG